Proteins encoded by one window of Candidatus Scalindua japonica:
- the pyrF gene encoding orotidine-5'-phosphate decarboxylase — protein sequence MTYINDLRERAKVVKSIVCMGIDPVMEKIPVNGEPQQVIEGFYLAILNEMNKRNSYPAIIKPNIAYFEQYGFTGLNALHTIISQYNASGIPTILDAKRGDIGKTSTAYAKSVFEFWDADAVTIAPYMGSDSVGPFTEWCEKKKGVYILCRTSNEGAVDLQDLKVDGVPVYMKLAESIIKWHKPGVGAVVGATYLEELEEISKFFVESGKEVPLLIPGVGSQGGSAGEVVEALRKTKNDILIHRINSSSGINYAYMKKNTSDYANAAVDALEEINNEIGPLV from the coding sequence ATGACTTATATTAATGATCTAAGAGAGAGAGCAAAGGTTGTTAAGAGTATTGTCTGTATGGGTATTGACCCGGTAATGGAAAAGATCCCTGTCAATGGTGAGCCGCAACAGGTTATTGAAGGGTTCTATCTTGCTATCCTGAATGAGATGAATAAAAGGAATTCATATCCTGCCATAATAAAACCGAATATTGCGTATTTCGAACAATATGGATTTACAGGATTAAATGCACTGCATACAATTATCAGTCAATATAATGCGTCCGGAATACCAACAATCCTTGATGCAAAACGTGGAGATATAGGAAAAACATCAACTGCATACGCGAAATCTGTATTTGAATTCTGGGATGCAGATGCTGTGACTATAGCTCCATATATGGGAAGTGATTCTGTTGGACCGTTTACTGAATGGTGTGAGAAAAAGAAGGGTGTTTATATACTATGCAGGACTTCAAATGAGGGGGCAGTTGATCTTCAGGACCTCAAAGTTGACGGTGTGCCGGTGTATATGAAACTTGCTGAAAGCATTATCAAGTGGCATAAGCCTGGCGTTGGCGCTGTTGTAGGGGCAACTTACCTTGAGGAGTTAGAAGAGATCAGTAAGTTCTTTGTTGAGTCAGGGAAAGAGGTTCCGCTATTAATACCTGGTGTAGGGTCACAGGGTGGGAGTGCAGGAGAAGTTGTAGAAGCCTTGAGAAAGACAAAGAACGACATTCTAATTCACAGAATAAACAGTTCAAGTGGAATCAATTACGCATATATGAAAAAAAACACATCTGATTATGCTAATGCGGCGGTTGATGCACTGGAAGAGATTAATAATGAAATCGGGCCGTTAGTGTAG
- a CDS encoding response regulator transcription factor yields the protein MNTILVVDDNTNICYMMKHYLEEMKYDVITSHSGMDALEKVKNLKPDVMLLDIVMTGMGGLEVLRRVRLFDKDIGIIMISGLLDNTFSKTAFENGADEYITKPFDLDHLHECILVDLIMRSKQ from the coding sequence ATGAATACAATATTAGTTGTAGATGATAATACCAACATATGTTATATGATGAAGCACTACCTGGAGGAGATGAAATACGATGTCATTACATCACACAGTGGAATGGATGCACTGGAAAAAGTAAAGAACCTGAAACCTGATGTCATGCTCCTCGATATTGTCATGACAGGAATGGGCGGCCTGGAAGTCTTGAGACGTGTAAGGCTGTTTGACAAAGATATCGGTATTATAATGATATCCGGCTTATTAGACAACACATTCAGCAAAACAGCCTTTGAGAATGGAGCCGACGAGTACATAACCAAACCTTTTGACCTTGACCATCTACACGAATGCATACTTGTTGATCTCATAATGAGAAGTAAGCAATAA
- a CDS encoding pentapeptide repeat-containing protein, giving the protein MGGKKGRKISVDDLRNVHEEHKIWLSTIGADGHCADLSETRMSCMKLSKVNLSRANMCGVDLSSANLWGIILKETNLRNANLRGTFLLHGAVLTGADMSEADLTKANLSKAELGNVKLIKANLCKARLSGANLSGANLSEADLNKTKLNKTNLSKVNLQNACLTGADMRSVDNLTIDQLSEAKTLYKTKLDAELMEQVKEKHPHLLQKP; this is encoded by the coding sequence ATGGGAGGGAAAAAAGGACGAAAAATCAGCGTTGATGATCTTCGCAATGTGCATGAAGAGCATAAAATCTGGCTTAGTACTATTGGTGCAGATGGACATTGTGCTGACCTGAGTGAAACAAGAATGAGCTGTATGAAGCTGAGTAAGGTTAATCTGAGCAGAGCAAATATGTGCGGTGTCGATTTGAGCAGTGCCAACTTGTGGGGAATAATACTTAAGGAAACCAACCTGAGAAACGCGAACCTGAGAGGCACCTTCCTGCTGCATGGAGCAGTTCTGACAGGAGCCGACATGAGTGAGGCTGATCTGACTAAGGCAAATTTGAGTAAAGCAGAATTGGGTAACGTCAAACTTATAAAAGCTAACCTGTGTAAGGCCAGATTGAGTGGGGCCAACTTAAGTGGAGCTAACCTTAGCGAAGCAGATCTGAACAAAACAAAACTCAATAAAACAAACCTCAGTAAAGTCAACCTGCAGAATGCCTGTCTCACAGGTGCCGACATGAGAAGTGTAGACAATTTAACCATAGATCAGCTTTCAGAGGCTAAAACCTTGTATAAGACAAAGCTGGATGCTGAACTTATGGAACAGGTAAAGGAAAAACATCCTCACCTTCTGCAAAAACCGTAA
- the pyrE gene encoding orotate phosphoribosyltransferase, with the protein MNKEIAKVLLEKKAVKLNAKDPFTFVSGIRSPIYCDNRQMIAYPEEREKIVNAFIHESQNHDFEIVAGTSTAGIPWASWISDKLNKPMSYIRGAKKGHGAGNQVEGAEINGKRVLIIEDLISTGGSSFRAVETVRKGGGSCVAVVAIFTYDFIKAGKVFSEGGCKLLTITNFSTLVNVAKNDGILTETELSLVLDWNKDPKNWGPKHGFPNVDKG; encoded by the coding sequence ATGAATAAAGAGATTGCAAAGGTTTTACTTGAAAAAAAAGCAGTAAAATTAAACGCGAAAGATCCGTTTACGTTTGTTTCAGGCATCAGGAGCCCTATTTATTGTGACAACAGGCAGATGATTGCGTACCCTGAAGAGAGAGAAAAGATAGTGAATGCGTTTATTCACGAATCTCAGAATCATGATTTTGAGATTGTCGCGGGTACATCAACTGCGGGAATACCATGGGCATCATGGATAAGTGACAAGTTGAATAAACCGATGTCCTATATCAGGGGAGCAAAAAAAGGTCATGGTGCGGGTAATCAGGTTGAAGGTGCAGAAATAAACGGGAAAAGAGTCCTCATTATAGAAGATCTTATCAGTACAGGAGGAAGCAGTTTCCGCGCTGTAGAGACGGTGCGGAAAGGCGGAGGGAGTTGTGTTGCTGTTGTAGCGATTTTTACATATGACTTTATAAAAGCTGGAAAAGTTTTTAGTGAGGGGGGATGTAAATTGCTGACGATTACCAATTTCTCTACGCTTGTAAATGTTGCAAAAAACGATGGAATATTAACTGAGACGGAATTATCTCTTGTACTGGACTGGAACAAAGATCCAAAAAACTGGGGGCCGAAGCACGGGTTTCCAAACGTGGATAAAGGGTAA
- a CDS encoding glutamine synthetase III, with the protein MDVTKVFGTNVFNDEVMRKWLPKDTYKALRQTIDNELHLPPEVADVVANAMKDWAIEKGATHYTHWFQPLTGSTAEKHDSFISPTAQGGVVMEFSGKQLVKGEPDASSFPSGGLRATFEARGYTAWDCTSPAFLKEDAAGDVTLCIPTAFCSYTSEALDKKTPLLRSMAAVSQQSLRVLRALGNKTVSKVNANIGAEQEYFLVDKKFFEQRLDLIVAGRTIFGAPAPKGQEMEDHYFGQIKDRVADFMKDLDKELWKLGIAATTKHNEVAPSQFEMAPIFTTANIAADHNQLVMETLQKIALRRDLVCLLHEKPYAGVNGSGKHTNWSLSTDEGANLLEPGSTPHANAQFLLFICALIASVDRHADILRRSAANSGNDHRLGGNEAPPAIISIFMGEELTEILETIAKGKKAKSKVSTTLKVGIDTMPHLPKDNADRNRTSPFAFTGNKFEFRMVPSSASISRPCIVLNAIVAEALDEIATRLEKAKNVNKETASIIKDTMREHGRIIFNGNNYSDEWEKEAEKRGLPNIDSTVEALKTFPEKKSVSMFQKYKILTKEEVRARYEIYLGQYSKQINIEANTALDMVRSLYIPAIVHYTSELAEVIQRLETINASAEVQRDLLLKVSTHLESAYSNTRKLGSERENALNVSDSLKRAEAFRDKVLVAITELRVDIDALENLIPRKLWPVPTYADLLFKL; encoded by the coding sequence ATGGATGTTACTAAAGTATTTGGTACAAATGTATTTAATGATGAAGTAATGAGGAAGTGGTTGCCGAAGGATACATATAAAGCGCTTAGGCAAACCATTGACAATGAACTGCATTTGCCACCTGAGGTTGCGGATGTGGTTGCGAATGCTATGAAAGATTGGGCAATTGAAAAGGGTGCGACTCATTATACACATTGGTTTCAACCGTTGACTGGAAGTACAGCGGAGAAACACGACTCCTTTATTTCACCGACTGCTCAAGGCGGAGTTGTCATGGAGTTTTCCGGTAAGCAGCTTGTTAAGGGTGAACCGGACGCGTCAAGTTTTCCAAGTGGAGGTCTCAGGGCCACATTTGAAGCGCGTGGATATACTGCCTGGGACTGTACCTCACCCGCTTTCCTTAAGGAAGATGCTGCCGGGGATGTTACGCTCTGCATCCCAACCGCGTTTTGTTCATATACGAGTGAAGCGTTGGATAAGAAAACCCCGTTGCTGCGATCAATGGCAGCGGTTTCACAACAGTCGCTTCGTGTTTTGCGAGCGCTGGGTAATAAAACTGTCAGTAAGGTGAACGCAAACATTGGCGCGGAACAGGAGTACTTCCTTGTAGACAAAAAGTTCTTTGAGCAAAGATTGGATTTAATAGTTGCGGGGAGGACAATTTTTGGCGCGCCAGCTCCGAAAGGGCAGGAGATGGAGGACCACTATTTCGGACAGATTAAGGATCGTGTAGCGGATTTTATGAAAGACCTCGATAAGGAGTTATGGAAGTTGGGTATTGCCGCTACAACAAAGCATAATGAGGTTGCTCCATCACAATTTGAAATGGCGCCAATTTTCACTACGGCAAACATTGCGGCAGACCACAATCAACTTGTTATGGAAACACTGCAGAAAATTGCTTTAAGACGTGATCTTGTCTGCCTGTTGCATGAAAAACCCTATGCAGGGGTTAATGGATCTGGGAAACATACGAACTGGTCATTGAGTACTGATGAAGGCGCAAATTTACTTGAACCTGGGAGCACACCACATGCTAACGCACAGTTCCTGCTTTTTATCTGTGCTCTTATTGCCAGCGTTGACCGTCATGCAGATATATTACGAAGGTCCGCGGCAAATTCAGGTAATGATCATCGTCTCGGTGGAAATGAGGCGCCGCCGGCAATTATCTCGATATTTATGGGTGAAGAGTTGACAGAAATTCTGGAGACTATCGCAAAGGGGAAGAAAGCAAAATCAAAAGTATCCACTACTCTCAAGGTGGGGATCGATACAATGCCGCATCTTCCAAAGGATAATGCCGACAGAAACCGCACATCACCTTTCGCGTTTACAGGTAATAAATTTGAGTTTCGCATGGTTCCCTCGTCCGCTTCTATTTCAAGACCGTGTATTGTATTGAATGCTATTGTAGCGGAAGCGCTTGATGAAATTGCAACCAGGCTTGAGAAGGCAAAGAATGTAAATAAAGAGACAGCTTCTATTATAAAAGATACCATGAGAGAACATGGAAGGATCATCTTCAATGGTAACAATTACTCAGATGAATGGGAAAAAGAGGCGGAGAAGCGGGGCTTGCCAAATATTGATTCTACCGTAGAAGCACTTAAAACATTTCCAGAAAAAAAATCTGTTAGCATGTTCCAGAAATATAAAATCCTTACAAAAGAAGAAGTACGTGCCAGATATGAGATTTATCTCGGTCAATATTCAAAACAAATTAATATTGAAGCGAATACGGCGCTCGATATGGTAAGAAGCCTATACATTCCCGCAATTGTGCACTACACCAGTGAGCTTGCTGAAGTGATTCAAAGGCTGGAAACGATAAATGCGTCCGCGGAAGTTCAGAGAGATCTGCTGTTAAAAGTTTCAACTCATCTGGAATCAGCATATAGTAACACCCGGAAACTGGGATCTGAACGGGAGAATGCGCTTAATGTTTCTGACAGTTTAAAACGTGCCGAGGCATTTCGAGATAAGGTACTTGTCGCGATAACTGAATTGCGTGTAGATATTGATGCGCTGGAGAACTTGATCCCACGAAAATTGTGGCCTGTGCCAACGTATGCTGATCTTCTTTTTAAATTGTAG